A genome region from Labilibaculum antarcticum includes the following:
- the trxA gene encoding thioredoxin: MVEHLTVATFKAKVFDFEQNKDWKFAGERPCVVDFYADWCGPCKTVAPILEELKEEYGDNIDIYKIDTEKERELASMFGIQSIPSLLFIPKDGQPQMSQGAMSKESFKQAFSEVLGVNK, encoded by the coding sequence ATGGTAGAACATTTAACGGTAGCGACATTTAAAGCTAAGGTATTTGATTTCGAACAAAATAAAGATTGGAAATTTGCAGGTGAACGACCATGTGTGGTTGATTTTTATGCCGATTGGTGCGGTCCATGTAAAACTGTCGCTCCTATTTTGGAGGAATTAAAAGAAGAGTATGGCGACAATATAGATATTTATAAGATTGATACTGAAAAAGAACGGGAATTGGCTTCAATGTTTGGAATTCAAAGTATTCCATCATTGTTATTTATTCCTAAAGACGGTCAACCACAAATGTCACAAGGTGCGATGTCGAAGGAATCATTTAAGCAGGCATTTTCTGAGGTACTTGGAGTAAACAAATAA
- a CDS encoding TonB-dependent receptor encodes MFTRKMNCVLRRSTLLIVLQFVCFIGFSQLAVNGTITDKAGKALPGATIAVKGTYLGTVANSNGNYKFQNLKEGNYSLVVSFLGYQTNQKEVKLVKSKKIDFSLEASAIMADEVLVAATRADRKTPVALTNVKKEDIVARNLGQDIPMILSSTPSFVTTSDAGSGVGYTGFRVRGTDANRINVTIDGIPLNDSESHGVYWVNMPDFASSVEDIQIQRGVGTSTNGAAAFGATINLQTSKVATEAYAEIASSAGSFNTFKNTVKVGTGLGKNGFSFDARLSKITSDGYIDRATSDLQSIFLSGGYYGEKTSIKANFFTGKEQTYQAWNGVPSVRLNNDEAGMQEYADNWLISQEAVDFMKASDSRTYNLYTYKNETDNYWQKHSQLFLTHLLSENTKLNIGLHYTHGEGYYEQFKPNDKLSKYGLDPIVIGSESITKTDVIRRKWLNNDFYGAVFSLSHSFSNVDLVWGGALNKYEGDHYGRIRWMKNAGDAFLDQEYYASTGTKTDYNTYLKANIAISEQFNLYADMQVRGIDYKIEGIDDDFRDLTQQHDFVFFNPKLGLNLQLNNNNRFFASLAIANREPNRSNYTDAEQGKTPTSERLFDYEMGYKFTSSKAFFETNLYFMDYKDQLVLTGQINDVGSAIMVNVADSYRMGAELSGGVKISKEFDWSGNITLSKNEIKNFTEYVDDWDNGGQIATDLGTTNLAFSPEVTANSMFTYQKSGFTAQLSSQFVDEQFIDNSSSNDRKLDSYFVSNLNLSYDIKSNLFKSMRVHLQVNNLFDEEYESNAWVYSYNTGGTRYKMDGYFPQAGINFLAGVTVRF; translated from the coding sequence ATGTTTACAAGAAAGATGAACTGTGTTTTGCGCAGATCAACACTGTTAATTGTATTGCAATTTGTATGTTTTATCGGATTTTCTCAATTGGCCGTAAATGGCACAATTACCGATAAAGCTGGAAAAGCACTTCCGGGTGCTACAATTGCAGTGAAAGGAACTTATTTAGGTACTGTTGCCAATTCGAATGGCAATTACAAGTTTCAGAATTTAAAGGAAGGAAATTACAGTTTAGTGGTTTCATTTTTGGGGTATCAAACAAATCAAAAAGAAGTGAAATTGGTAAAGTCGAAAAAGATTGACTTTAGCTTGGAGGCATCTGCCATTATGGCTGATGAAGTACTGGTTGCGGCAACACGTGCCGATAGAAAAACCCCAGTGGCATTAACTAATGTAAAAAAAGAAGATATTGTTGCGCGTAATTTAGGACAGGATATTCCTATGATTTTGTCGTCTACGCCTTCATTTGTAACTACTTCCGATGCAGGTTCTGGTGTTGGTTATACTGGATTTAGAGTAAGAGGAACCGATGCGAATCGAATTAATGTTACCATTGATGGTATTCCTTTGAATGATTCCGAATCTCATGGTGTCTATTGGGTGAATATGCCCGATTTTGCTTCTTCGGTAGAAGATATTCAAATTCAGCGGGGAGTTGGAACATCTACCAACGGAGCTGCAGCTTTTGGAGCAACAATAAATCTTCAAACTTCAAAAGTAGCTACTGAAGCATACGCTGAAATCGCGAGCTCAGCAGGATCATTCAACACTTTTAAAAACACTGTTAAAGTGGGAACCGGACTTGGAAAGAATGGATTTTCCTTCGATGCTCGTTTGTCTAAAATCACCTCTGATGGCTACATTGACAGAGCAACATCTGATTTGCAGTCTATTTTCCTATCAGGAGGATACTATGGTGAAAAAACAAGTATTAAAGCCAATTTTTTTACGGGGAAAGAGCAAACTTATCAGGCCTGGAATGGTGTTCCTAGTGTGAGATTAAATAATGATGAGGCTGGAATGCAGGAATATGCCGATAACTGGCTGATAAGTCAGGAAGCTGTTGATTTTATGAAAGCTTCGGATAGCAGAACCTACAATCTGTATACCTACAAGAATGAAACCGATAACTACTGGCAAAAACATTCGCAATTATTCTTAACTCATTTGTTATCAGAAAATACGAAACTGAATATTGGTTTGCACTACACCCATGGCGAAGGATACTATGAACAATTTAAACCAAACGATAAATTGAGCAAATATGGTTTGGATCCGATCGTAATTGGAAGTGAGAGCATCACCAAAACAGATGTGATCAGAAGAAAATGGTTGAATAATGATTTTTACGGAGCTGTTTTTTCTTTGAGTCATTCGTTCTCCAATGTTGATTTGGTTTGGGGGGGTGCCTTAAACAAATATGAAGGGGATCATTACGGAAGAATTCGTTGGATGAAAAATGCCGGTGATGCTTTTCTTGATCAGGAGTATTATGCAAGTACAGGAACCAAAACAGATTACAATACTTATTTAAAAGCCAACATTGCAATTTCTGAACAATTTAATCTTTACGCCGATATGCAGGTACGAGGTATAGATTACAAAATTGAAGGGATTGATGATGACTTTCGTGATTTGACCCAGCAACATGATTTTGTGTTTTTTAATCCGAAATTGGGCTTAAATCTCCAGTTGAATAATAATAACAGATTCTTTGCTTCTCTTGCAATTGCAAACAGAGAGCCAAACAGAAGTAATTATACTGATGCTGAGCAAGGTAAGACACCAACAAGTGAACGGTTATTCGATTATGAAATGGGTTACAAATTTACTAGCTCAAAAGCCTTTTTCGAGACAAACCTTTACTTCATGGACTATAAGGACCAATTGGTACTTACCGGACAAATTAATGATGTTGGAAGTGCTATAATGGTGAATGTTGCTGATAGTTACAGAATGGGAGCCGAACTTAGTGGAGGGGTTAAAATTTCTAAAGAGTTTGACTGGAGTGGAAATATCACTTTAAGTAAAAATGAGATTAAGAATTTTACAGAATATGTTGATGATTGGGATAATGGAGGTCAGATTGCAACAGATTTAGGAACTACAAATCTGGCTTTTTCTCCTGAAGTGACAGCAAATTCGATGTTTACTTATCAAAAATCAGGTTTCACTGCCCAGTTATCTTCTCAGTTTGTTGATGAGCAGTTCATTGATAACTCTTCGAGCAATGACAGAAAATTGGATTCTTATTTTGTGTCAAATCTGAATTTATCGTACGATATAAAGAGTAATTTATTTAAGAGTATGAGAGTGCATCTTCAGGTAAATAACTTATTTGATGAAGAGTATGAGTCGAATGCATGGGTCTATAGTTACAATACCGGAGGGACACGTTATAAAATGGACGGGTATTTTCCACAAGCAGGAATTAATTTCCTAGCTGGCGTAACTGTAAGATTTTAA
- a CDS encoding DcaP family trimeric outer membrane transporter: MKQINYLLLLALFCVGIPNLNAQEKKDEIKVKFGGYVHSLFTYDTRQTVSAREGFILLYPKDELLDGSGKDMNKGAVYNMAVIQSRVNAKITGPEILGAKTNGLLEAEFIGNAESDVNGLRLRHAFVNLDWGTTSLLIGQTWSPLFNAEIFPCTVGANAGLPFKAFARNPQLRLTHKTGNWKFLAAIASERDYTSTGPDGASNKYLRNSGLPILQGLVHYYAGKHVFGLSGEFKNIKPSLTSTTGSAEDGDLTSWKNDETLSSWAVVASYKLNLKPITFKTQTTYGTNLTDVLMLGGYAAKSVNPMTNEASYTGIKVLGTWADISYKKNNFELALLAAYSKNMGAEDKVISGMIYSRGKNIGELYRIAPRVSKRFENFKMELEVEYTAAAYGDVTEMAEVENTHWVGNTRISAGFYYFF, from the coding sequence ATGAAACAAATTAACTACCTACTATTGTTAGCACTCTTCTGTGTTGGCATACCAAATCTGAATGCGCAAGAGAAGAAAGATGAAATTAAAGTGAAATTTGGAGGCTATGTGCACTCTTTATTTACTTATGATACTCGTCAAACAGTTAGTGCCCGCGAAGGATTCATCTTACTATATCCAAAAGACGAACTTTTAGATGGAAGTGGAAAGGACATGAATAAAGGGGCTGTTTACAATATGGCTGTTATTCAGTCGCGTGTAAATGCAAAAATTACCGGACCTGAAATTTTGGGAGCAAAGACCAATGGATTATTGGAAGCAGAGTTTATCGGTAATGCCGAATCGGATGTGAATGGATTGCGTTTGCGTCATGCTTTTGTGAATTTAGATTGGGGAACAACATCCTTGTTGATTGGACAAACATGGTCGCCTTTATTTAATGCTGAAATCTTTCCATGCACAGTTGGCGCCAATGCCGGATTGCCATTCAAAGCTTTTGCGCGAAATCCTCAGTTACGTTTAACACACAAAACAGGGAATTGGAAATTTTTAGCCGCGATTGCTTCCGAACGCGATTACACAAGCACCGGACCTGATGGAGCAAGCAATAAATATTTAAGAAATTCAGGATTACCTATTCTTCAGGGACTGGTTCATTATTATGCAGGAAAACATGTATTTGGACTAAGTGGAGAGTTTAAAAACATCAAACCATCTTTAACAAGTACAACCGGATCTGCAGAAGATGGGGATTTAACGAGCTGGAAGAATGATGAAACACTTTCATCGTGGGCCGTGGTTGCCTCTTATAAGTTGAATTTAAAGCCAATTACTTTCAAGACCCAAACTACTTATGGTACCAACTTAACCGATGTTCTAATGTTGGGCGGTTATGCTGCTAAAAGCGTAAACCCAATGACCAACGAGGCAAGTTATACAGGAATTAAGGTTTTAGGCACTTGGGCTGATATTTCATATAAAAAGAACAATTTTGAACTGGCATTATTGGCAGCTTACTCAAAAAATATGGGTGCTGAAGATAAAGTAATATCAGGAATGATTTACAGCAGAGGGAAAAATATTGGCGAGTTGTATCGCATTGCACCAAGGGTTTCGAAACGTTTCGAAAATTTTAAAATGGAATTAGAGGTAGAATATACTGCCGCTGCTTATGGTGATGTAACCGAAATGGCCGAAGTGGAGAATACGCACTGGGTTGGAAATACAAGAATTTCTGCAGGTTTTTATTACTTCTTTTAA
- a CDS encoding CCA tRNA nucleotidyltransferase — MKKRTVKEHLKHPIFSIISKIVTQENLECYVIGGFVRDLFLQRGSKDIDIVVVGSGIELAKKVAKEARVSKVSVFKNFGTAMLKYKDLEIEFVGARKESYDRGSRNPIVEDGTLEDDQKRRDFTMNALALSLHKDNFGELLDPFNGVVDLNQKIIKTPMEPLITFSDDPLRMMRAIRFATQLKFTISEETLEAIRTNKDRIEIITKERIIEELNKIILSDKPSIGFKLLEETGLLKLIFPEFVKLKGKETRNGISHKDNFYHTLEVLDQLTPHSDNLWLRWSALLHDIAKPNTKKFIDGIGWTFHAHNFIGEKMIPRIFKNMKLPLNEKMKFVQKMVLLHMRPIVLAQEVVTDSAIRRLLFDAGDDVDELMKLCEADITSKNEEKVKKFLANFQLVRRKLKEVEEKDSVRNFQPPIDGQEIIDIFNLSPCKMIGDIKIAIKEAILDGLIPNEHDAAYQFMLEKGKELGLEPIRKTNKKEPLD, encoded by the coding sequence TTGAAAAAAAGAACAGTGAAAGAACATTTAAAACACCCTATATTTTCTATAATCTCCAAAATTGTTACTCAAGAAAATCTTGAGTGTTATGTAATTGGTGGTTTTGTAAGAGATTTATTTTTACAACGAGGATCAAAAGACATTGATATTGTTGTTGTTGGCAGTGGAATTGAACTTGCCAAAAAAGTAGCAAAAGAAGCCCGTGTATCAAAAGTTTCTGTTTTTAAGAACTTTGGAACAGCAATGCTTAAGTATAAAGATCTGGAGATAGAGTTTGTTGGTGCCAGAAAAGAATCTTACGACAGAGGTTCACGAAACCCTATCGTTGAAGATGGAACCCTTGAAGATGATCAGAAAAGAAGAGATTTTACAATGAATGCTCTGGCTCTAAGTCTACACAAAGATAACTTCGGGGAATTATTGGATCCATTTAATGGAGTTGTTGATCTAAATCAAAAGATCATTAAAACACCCATGGAACCATTGATAACATTCTCTGATGATCCGTTGCGAATGATGAGAGCAATTCGTTTTGCGACTCAGCTTAAATTTACCATATCAGAAGAAACTCTTGAGGCAATCCGTACCAATAAAGATCGCATTGAGATTATCACAAAAGAACGAATTATTGAAGAATTAAATAAAATCATTCTTTCTGACAAGCCATCTATTGGATTTAAATTACTGGAAGAAACAGGATTGCTAAAATTAATATTCCCTGAATTCGTAAAGCTAAAAGGAAAAGAAACAAGGAATGGTATCAGTCATAAAGATAATTTCTACCATACTCTTGAAGTATTGGATCAATTAACTCCCCATTCGGATAATCTTTGGCTGCGATGGTCAGCATTACTGCATGATATTGCCAAACCCAACACCAAAAAATTTATTGATGGAATTGGCTGGACCTTCCATGCTCACAATTTTATTGGTGAAAAAATGATTCCTCGTATTTTTAAGAATATGAAATTACCACTGAACGAAAAAATGAAATTTGTTCAAAAAATGGTGCTGCTTCATATGCGTCCAATAGTATTAGCACAAGAGGTAGTAACCGATTCGGCTATTCGCAGGTTGTTATTTGATGCTGGTGATGATGTGGATGAATTAATGAAATTATGCGAGGCCGATATCACCTCGAAAAATGAAGAAAAAGTAAAAAAATTCCTTGCGAACTTTCAATTGGTGAGAAGGAAATTAAAAGAAGTGGAAGAAAAAGACTCTGTGCGTAACTTTCAGCCACCCATTGATGGACAAGAGATTATTGATATTTTTAATTTATCACCCTGCAAAATGATTGGTGATATTAAAATCGCCATAAAAGAAGCCATTCTTGATGGACTGATCCCCAATGAACATGATGCGGCCTATCAATTTATGCTTGAAAAAGGAAAAGAATTGGGTCTTGAGCCCATCCGTAAAACCAACAAAAAAGAACCTTTGGATTAG
- the dacB gene encoding D-alanyl-D-alanine carboxypeptidase/D-alanyl-D-alanine endopeptidase, producing MNKLLLVFIISLLGISCEAQKTETNKLQAYVDEFALDSCFQSAGLGIVISNVKTGENLAANQAHLALTPASTQKLITTAAALEILGSNYQFKTQIKTDGELLANGTLTGNLIVKGFGDPTLGSKYFTDNESVGLLIAEKIKALGINKIKGKIITDDSYINPKIPSTWIWEDIANYYGAIPNGLSFHDNLYTLFFSSGKAGSTSRLVKTEPQNTGLLFDNHVVSSSINRDLAYIFGGNTSNKRRIEGSIPQNRAHFRVKGALLHPKNSLAETLNQSFRHAGIKLENKTFSGEGMQLLISLNSPKLKEIVKLTNQKSINLFADHLLFEIGNKEFGKASWENGIEAVNNFWEQKGLATKYISLYDGSGLSHFNAVPADFFDQVLRVMYHSEYANEFISSLPVAGISGTLKSFGKNSDLRGNWKSKTGSMTGVRTYCGYLQTKSGKEYAVTILINNYFCSSSTINNKLLTLLNKLYNS from the coding sequence TTGCTGCTTGTTTTCATTATTTCCCTACTGGGGATTTCTTGCGAGGCTCAGAAAACTGAGACGAATAAATTACAGGCTTATGTAGATGAATTTGCTTTGGATAGCTGTTTTCAATCAGCAGGTCTGGGAATTGTAATCTCGAATGTGAAAACAGGTGAAAATTTAGCAGCCAATCAAGCTCATTTGGCTTTGACTCCCGCATCTACTCAAAAATTAATTACTACGGCCGCGGCTTTAGAAATTTTGGGCAGTAACTACCAATTTAAAACGCAAATCAAAACCGACGGAGAGCTTCTTGCGAATGGGACTCTTACAGGTAATCTGATTGTAAAAGGCTTTGGTGACCCAACATTGGGCTCAAAATATTTTACCGATAACGAATCTGTAGGGCTTTTAATTGCTGAGAAAATTAAAGCACTTGGCATCAATAAGATTAAAGGGAAAATCATCACTGATGATTCCTATATAAATCCAAAAATTCCCTCGACCTGGATCTGGGAAGATATTGCCAATTACTACGGTGCAATTCCCAATGGACTTAGCTTTCATGACAACCTATACACGCTGTTCTTTTCATCGGGAAAGGCTGGAAGTACAAGCCGATTAGTAAAGACAGAACCACAAAATACCGGATTGCTTTTCGACAATCACGTTGTAAGTTCAAGCATAAACCGCGATTTAGCCTACATTTTTGGCGGAAACACCAGTAATAAAAGGCGAATTGAAGGCAGTATTCCGCAAAACAGAGCCCATTTTAGGGTTAAAGGAGCTCTTTTACATCCTAAAAACAGTTTGGCTGAAACTCTGAATCAATCTTTTCGGCATGCCGGAATCAAGCTGGAGAATAAGACATTTTCAGGTGAAGGCATGCAACTGCTTATTAGTCTTAATTCTCCGAAACTAAAAGAGATCGTAAAGCTTACCAATCAAAAAAGTATTAATCTGTTTGCTGACCATCTACTCTTTGAAATTGGCAATAAAGAATTTGGGAAAGCAAGCTGGGAAAATGGAATCGAGGCGGTGAATAATTTCTGGGAGCAAAAAGGCCTTGCCACAAAATACATCTCACTATACGATGGAAGCGGACTCTCCCACTTCAATGCTGTTCCTGCAGATTTCTTCGATCAGGTTTTAAGAGTCATGTACCATAGCGAGTATGCCAATGAATTTATTTCGTCATTGCCCGTTGCCGGGATATCAGGAACTTTAAAATCTTTTGGAAAGAATAGTGATTTACGTGGGAATTGGAAGTCCAAAACAGGATCGATGACTGGCGTAAGAACTTATTGCGGCTATCTACAGACAAAATCAGGAAAAGAATATGCAGTAACTATTTTAATTAATAATTATTTCTGCTCATCCTCTACTATAAATAATAAACTTTTAACTCTTTTAAATAAACTTTATAATTCTTAA
- the pnuC gene encoding nicotinamide riboside transporter PnuC, giving the protein MNWILDNIVEIIGTIAGLIFLYLEIKQNKWLWPVGLITSVMYIYVFFIAKLYADMSLQFYYVFISIYGWIVWSKGESKKELPVTRLSKELFLILFGMSMFIYAIISYILVIYTDGSIPYWDAFTTALSIVATWMLARKILEQWLVWAIVNAVSLGLYIYKGLYPTSVLFLFYTVLAVVGYVQWKKDMLLSKAVSSN; this is encoded by the coding sequence ATGAATTGGATACTTGATAATATCGTCGAAATAATTGGAACCATTGCCGGTTTAATCTTTTTGTACTTGGAGATTAAACAGAACAAGTGGTTGTGGCCAGTGGGTTTAATCACCTCTGTAATGTACATTTATGTGTTTTTCATTGCTAAGTTGTATGCAGATATGTCTCTTCAATTCTACTATGTTTTCATTAGTATTTACGGATGGATTGTATGGTCGAAAGGAGAGAGTAAAAAAGAACTTCCGGTAACCAGATTATCCAAGGAATTGTTCTTAATTCTCTTTGGAATGAGCATGTTTATTTATGCGATTATCTCCTATATATTGGTGATTTATACCGATGGTTCTATTCCATATTGGGATGCTTTTACAACAGCTTTGAGTATTGTTGCTACTTGGATGCTGGCAAGGAAAATATTGGAACAATGGCTGGTTTGGGCGATTGTAAATGCAGTTTCTTTGGGCTTATATATCTACAAAGGATTGTATCCAACCTCTGTTCTGTTCCTTTTTTATACTGTTTTGGCGGTAGTTGGCTATGTTCAATGGAAAAAAGATATGCTACTTTCTAAAGCAGTTTCAAGCAATTAG
- the trxA gene encoding thioredoxin, with amino-acid sequence MKKIFFVLFVTMLSLSGFSQATNEVIHLDDNSFKEKVFDFENGKEWAFKGDKPVIVDFYATWCGPCKRVAPVLEELQKEYGDDIQIYKVDTDKSPLVSGAFGIKSIPSFLFIPAKGKPTMAKGALPKETFVKAIKDVLGVNAPESIK; translated from the coding sequence ATGAAAAAGATATTTTTTGTGCTGTTTGTAACAATGCTGAGTCTAAGTGGATTTTCCCAAGCTACAAATGAAGTCATTCACTTGGATGATAATAGTTTTAAAGAAAAAGTGTTTGATTTTGAAAATGGTAAGGAATGGGCTTTTAAAGGTGATAAACCTGTAATCGTAGATTTTTATGCAACATGGTGTGGACCTTGTAAACGAGTTGCTCCGGTATTGGAGGAACTTCAAAAAGAATATGGAGATGACATTCAGATTTATAAAGTTGATACAGATAAATCTCCATTAGTTTCAGGTGCATTTGGCATTAAAAGTATTCCAAGTTTTCTTTTTATCCCTGCAAAAGGAAAGCCAACAATGGCAAAAGGAGCTTTACCAAAAGAAACTTTTGTGAAGGCGATAAAAGATGTTTTAGGTGTTAATGCACCTGAATCAATTAAATAG
- a CDS encoding sensor histidine kinase: MKIIKQSLPILLLLLLFCVKGFSSNQKDILVLNSYHNGLSWTDSIVTSIKREFSSELSYSLHIEDMDTKRNFTKEYLNILARFYQDKYQNKKFDLIISTDNNAYDFLLEYKEKIFGDVPVLFCGLNSIIDVPKGYSGVFENTNYCSTIHLIENNHPDYKEIVVVSDHSTTGETAANALKNDFEHMKKAFRYRFIQPDNINDLQIQLSSLSKGSIVFYLVYNRDSKGNYVTYEDSFKEAKPYCSVPIYCVWDFYMNRGAVGGALITGRNQGKLVSEMAKKVLAGANINDLPPKLAEYEYCFDYKQLTHFNIDRSKLPKDSYIINEPYSFVRENKEIVVLTLTVLILLTIIIIVMTINIHLRKVRAQKEKTHLLEIQANHESLMIAKEAAEESSRLKSAFLANMSHEIRTPMNAILGFTDLLAGKNIEIEKRNRFISIIQRNTKHLLRLISDILDISKIETNQLKIVKSKCVLDDLFVNLNEIYEAILELHDNKKLSFTTTLPDDRSITEFNTDTMRLLQVFNNLIENSIKFTALGTIEIGYDIKGDFLRFFVKDTGIGIAEDKRKIIFDRFRQADLNVDTRKYGGTGLGLAISKSLVELLGGEIWFTSKPGEGTTFYFTIPF; encoded by the coding sequence ATGAAAATTATAAAGCAATCCTTACCTATTCTACTCCTTCTTTTACTTTTCTGTGTAAAAGGTTTTTCGTCTAATCAGAAAGATATTTTAGTCTTAAATTCCTATCACAATGGCTTAAGTTGGACCGACTCGATTGTAACCAGCATTAAAAGAGAATTCTCATCAGAATTATCTTATTCTCTTCACATAGAGGATATGGATACGAAAAGGAATTTCACAAAGGAATATCTGAATATTCTTGCCCGCTTTTATCAGGATAAATATCAGAATAAAAAATTCGATTTAATTATATCAACAGATAACAATGCCTACGATTTCTTGCTTGAATATAAAGAGAAAATTTTTGGTGATGTACCTGTTTTATTTTGTGGTCTGAACTCAATTATTGATGTTCCGAAAGGATACAGCGGGGTTTTTGAAAACACGAACTATTGTTCTACTATTCATCTTATTGAAAACAATCATCCAGATTACAAAGAAATTGTTGTTGTGAGTGATCATAGTACGACCGGGGAAACTGCTGCTAATGCTCTAAAAAATGATTTTGAGCACATGAAAAAAGCATTCCGGTATCGGTTCATTCAACCAGATAACATAAATGATTTACAAATTCAGTTAAGCTCTCTTTCGAAAGGCAGTATCGTTTTTTATTTGGTTTACAATCGTGACTCTAAGGGGAATTATGTAACCTACGAGGATAGCTTTAAAGAAGCTAAACCCTATTGCTCTGTACCAATTTATTGCGTTTGGGATTTTTATATGAACCGAGGTGCTGTTGGTGGTGCTTTAATTACGGGAAGAAATCAGGGCAAACTGGTTTCGGAAATGGCAAAGAAAGTTCTTGCCGGAGCCAACATTAACGATCTGCCACCAAAACTGGCTGAATATGAATACTGTTTTGACTACAAACAACTAACTCATTTTAATATAGACAGATCTAAACTTCCAAAAGATTCTTACATTATTAATGAACCCTACAGCTTTGTTCGCGAAAATAAAGAAATTGTTGTTCTGACCCTTACAGTGCTGATTCTCCTTACAATTATTATTATTGTAATGACCATTAATATTCATTTACGAAAAGTTCGTGCTCAAAAAGAGAAGACTCATCTGTTGGAGATTCAAGCCAATCATGAAAGTTTGATGATTGCCAAGGAGGCTGCGGAAGAATCAAGCAGATTAAAATCGGCCTTTTTAGCCAATATGTCTCACGAAATACGCACTCCAATGAATGCTATTTTAGGCTTTACGGATCTTTTGGCAGGAAAAAATATCGAAATCGAAAAGCGGAATCGATTTATCTCAATCATCCAAAGAAACACAAAACACTTGCTTCGCTTAATTAGCGACATATTAGATATATCTAAAATTGAAACCAATCAATTAAAGATTGTAAAAAGTAAATGCGTGCTGGATGATTTGTTCGTAAATCTGAACGAAATATACGAAGCAATACTGGAATTGCATGACAACAAAAAACTTTCATTCACAACTACGCTACCCGATGATAGAAGCATCACCGAATTCAATACCGACACGATGCGACTGCTTCAGGTTTTCAATAATTTGATAGAAAATTCAATCAAATTTACGGCCTTAGGGACAATTGAAATTGGCTATGATATTAAAGGAGATTTCCTTCGTTTTTTTGTAAAAGATACGGGAATTGGTATTGCCGAAGACAAACGAAAGATAATTTTCGACCGTTTCCGTCAAGCCGATTTAAATGTAGACACAAGGAAATATGGCGGTACTGGTTTGGGTTTAGCAATCAGTAAAAGCCTGGTAGAATTGCTAGGTGGAGAAATATGGTTTACATCGAAACCTGGTGAGGGAACCACTTTTTATTTCACCATACCTTTCTAA
- a CDS encoding thiamine diphosphokinase: protein MQKKAVILANGSFPTHEIPLNELKSSKYIVCCDGAINKLDDAGFEPYSIVGDLDSLNPEMKWKYRDIIHHFANQDTNDLTKAINWCLENNFSEVVIVGATGQRDDHMIGNVFLLPGFAKKIKVKMLTSYGCFTPILRSKNFDSYTRQQVSIFSPNSETLISTANLRYALTEQKLEMMYQGTLNESMGDSFRIEFDGGPLIIYQEY from the coding sequence ATGCAAAAGAAAGCGGTAATTCTGGCAAATGGCTCGTTCCCAACGCACGAAATTCCTTTAAACGAATTAAAATCCTCAAAATACATTGTATGTTGCGATGGTGCAATCAATAAATTAGACGATGCTGGCTTTGAACCCTATTCAATTGTTGGAGATCTGGATTCTTTAAATCCGGAAATGAAATGGAAATATCGTGATATTATTCACCATTTTGCCAATCAGGATACCAACGATTTAACCAAGGCTATTAATTGGTGTTTGGAAAACAACTTTTCGGAAGTTGTTATTGTTGGAGCAACCGGACAGCGCGACGATCATATGATTGGAAATGTGTTCTTATTACCTGGATTTGCTAAAAAAATAAAGGTGAAAATGCTTACCAGTTATGGTTGTTTCACACCTATTCTTCGATCAAAGAATTTCGACAGTTATACTCGTCAGCAAGTCTCAATATTTTCCCCAAACTCGGAGACTTTAATTTCTACTGCCAACTTACGATATGCATTAACAGAACAAAAGCTGGAAATGATGTATCAGGGAACCTTAAATGAATCGATGGGAGACAGCTTTCGAATTGAATTTGACGGAGGCCCATTAATTATCTATCAGGAGTATTAA